A stretch of Mesorhizobium sp. M2A.F.Ca.ET.046.03.2.1 DNA encodes these proteins:
- a CDS encoding glycosyltransferase family 4 protein, which produces MRILLLSQFYPPVIGGEERHVRNLGAALARRGHHVSVGTLWHPGSPETELDGAVRVHRLRGTLQRLSGLHADPERRHAPPFPDPELMLALKRLVAQEEPDIVHAHNWIYASFLPLKGLSGARLVVTFHDYGLVCAKKNFMHLGAQLCSGPAAAKCLPCATGHYGAVKAAVTTLGNWASSFAARRVVDRFIAVSHAVARHNGLTQGHAPYDVIPNFVPDDVGVLGPEDACLRELPGDGFILFVGDLTRLKGIDVLLQAYASLERAPQLVLIGRRVPDTPTKFPPNVQVFSMWPHSAIMHAWRRSLFGVLPSVGPEACATVIMEAMASGKAVVATDIGGMPDIVDHGETGLLVPSGDAHALASAMQRLLEDRALLARLEATGLARIERLKAGAVVTRIEQVYRDVLRPAPGRSVVPAQQSSG; this is translated from the coding sequence ATGCGCATCCTGCTGCTATCGCAGTTCTATCCTCCGGTAATCGGGGGAGAGGAGCGTCACGTCCGCAATCTGGGCGCGGCGCTGGCGCGGCGAGGCCATCATGTCAGCGTCGGGACATTGTGGCATCCCGGATCGCCCGAAACCGAGCTGGACGGCGCGGTCCGCGTGCATCGCCTGCGCGGCACGCTCCAGCGTCTGTCGGGCCTTCACGCCGATCCCGAGCGCCGCCATGCGCCGCCCTTCCCGGATCCCGAACTGATGCTCGCCCTGAAGCGGCTGGTAGCCCAGGAGGAGCCGGACATCGTTCACGCCCACAACTGGATTTACGCGTCCTTCCTGCCGCTCAAAGGTCTGAGTGGGGCACGCCTCGTGGTTACGTTCCATGATTACGGCCTTGTCTGCGCGAAGAAGAACTTCATGCACTTGGGCGCCCAGCTCTGCAGTGGCCCCGCGGCGGCCAAGTGCCTGCCTTGCGCCACTGGGCATTACGGGGCGGTGAAGGCAGCTGTGACCACCTTGGGCAATTGGGCGTCGAGCTTCGCCGCTCGGCGCGTGGTGGACCGCTTTATCGCGGTGAGCCACGCGGTGGCCCGTCACAACGGACTCACCCAAGGCCACGCCCCTTACGACGTTATCCCCAACTTCGTGCCCGACGATGTCGGAGTGCTTGGCCCAGAAGACGCCTGCCTGCGGGAGCTCCCCGGGGATGGATTCATCCTGTTCGTCGGTGACTTGACGCGCCTCAAGGGCATTGACGTTCTCCTGCAAGCCTATGCCAGCCTGGAGCGGGCGCCACAACTGGTCCTGATCGGGCGCCGGGTCCCCGATACGCCAACCAAATTTCCGCCGAACGTTCAAGTCTTCAGCATGTGGCCGCATTCTGCCATCATGCATGCATGGCGGCGCTCACTGTTCGGCGTGCTGCCGTCGGTGGGGCCAGAAGCCTGCGCGACAGTGATCATGGAAGCGATGGCGTCCGGAAAGGCAGTTGTTGCAACCGACATCGGCGGCATGCCGGATATCGTCGATCATGGCGAAACAGGCCTTCTCGTGCCGAGCGGCGACGCGCACGCCCTCGCCAGCGCAATGCAGAGACTTCTCGAGGACCGCGCCTTGCTCGCCCGGCTGGAGGCGACAGGCCTCGCCAGGATCGAGCGCCTCAAGGCCGGAGCGGTCGTGACCCGGATCGAGCAGGTGTATCGGGACGTCCTTCGCCCAGCCCCTGGAAGGTCCGTGGTGCCGGCACAGCAAAGTTCGGGATAG
- a CDS encoding DUF1616 domain-containing protein: protein MRTISKRGLLAACLWAGAAVAAVAFSDSALLRVALGAPVVFLVPGHTVLRAIGVSTTSALQHIVYAVGASLAVGIAGGFALNAAGSLTPLGWALWFWTVTAAAALVAAVRRDTPDLPAWPALARVRVWQGAVLMLAVLVATGAYAFAVRDEAVHREFKYTEFWLLPSASGEHGRITVGIRSAETQTQRFDVEITLDGQPFAVFRSVPVAPGATWAQEIPVPVVAIRQRAEARLYRPQDNRLYRSVSTLVPRF, encoded by the coding sequence ATGAGAACCATTAGCAAGCGGGGCCTTCTGGCCGCCTGCCTGTGGGCGGGGGCCGCGGTGGCGGCCGTTGCTTTCAGCGACAGCGCGCTCCTCCGGGTTGCCCTCGGCGCACCCGTGGTGTTCCTCGTCCCAGGCCATACGGTGTTGCGGGCCATTGGCGTCAGCACGACCTCCGCGTTGCAACACATCGTCTACGCGGTCGGAGCAAGCCTCGCCGTCGGCATCGCCGGGGGCTTTGCACTGAACGCCGCAGGCTCCCTCACGCCGCTCGGCTGGGCGCTGTGGTTTTGGACCGTGACGGCCGCCGCGGCGCTGGTGGCCGCCGTCCGCCGCGACACTCCCGATCTGCCAGCTTGGCCGGCTCTGGCGCGGGTCCGGGTTTGGCAGGGGGCCGTGCTCATGCTAGCGGTGCTTGTGGCGACCGGGGCCTATGCGTTTGCCGTCAGAGACGAAGCGGTCCACCGGGAATTCAAATATACCGAGTTCTGGTTGTTGCCATCAGCCAGTGGCGAGCACGGCCGGATCACGGTCGGCATCAGGAGCGCCGAGACCCAAACTCAGCGGTTCGACGTGGAAATCACCCTTGATGGGCAACCGTTCGCCGTTTTCCGATCGGTCCCCGTCGCGCCGGGCGCCACCTGGGCGCAAGAAATCCCGGTGCCCGTCGTAGCAATCCGCCAGAGGGCCGAAGCAAGGCTCTATCGACCGCAAGACAACCGGCTGTATCGCAGCGTTTCGACGCTGGTGCCGCGCTTCTGA
- a CDS encoding glycosyltransferase family 4 protein yields the protein MRILMVAARCYPFMGGIETHIQEVGPRLVARGHAVDVLTTDPSGELPVEEEVGGMRVRRVPAWPRELDLYVAPGIYTAIRRGAWDLIHFQGYSTFVVPIGLLAAVRGQLPFVLTFHSGGHSSRLRNAIRSTQHMLLQPMVARAERLIGVSEFEADFFSRRMGVPRERFAVIPNGASMPAPSPGVKVDPHLIVSGGRLERYKGHHRAIAALPALIRRVPDVRLHIVGTGPYEGELRRLAATLGLERRVTIAGIRASERQKMADLLASAALFVLFSEYEAHPVAVMEALSLRRPVLVSDTSGLRELAANGLCRAISCNADAGELAAAMAEELEAHREVPDLALPDWDACAQALSDVYCNVLGSRSAVRSASGGVTSWPPATRV from the coding sequence ATGCGAATCCTGATGGTTGCCGCTCGCTGTTACCCCTTCATGGGCGGCATTGAAACTCACATCCAGGAAGTCGGACCCCGCTTGGTGGCGCGTGGCCATGCGGTCGACGTGCTCACTACCGATCCCTCAGGGGAGTTGCCGGTTGAGGAGGAGGTGGGCGGCATGCGTGTGCGGCGTGTCCCAGCCTGGCCAAGGGAACTGGACCTCTATGTGGCACCCGGCATTTATACCGCGATCCGGCGCGGGGCTTGGGATCTGATCCACTTCCAGGGTTACAGCACTTTCGTGGTGCCGATCGGACTGCTCGCAGCTGTGCGCGGGCAACTGCCGTTCGTCCTGACCTTCCACAGCGGCGGGCATTCCTCCCGGCTTCGCAACGCCATTCGCAGCACCCAGCATATGCTGCTCCAGCCGATGGTAGCCCGGGCCGAGCGGCTGATCGGCGTCTCCGAATTCGAAGCCGATTTCTTCAGCAGGAGGATGGGCGTGCCGCGGGAGCGGTTTGCCGTTATCCCGAATGGCGCCTCGATGCCGGCTCCGAGCCCCGGCGTCAAGGTCGATCCTCACCTGATCGTCTCGGGCGGTAGGCTGGAGCGCTACAAGGGCCATCACCGGGCGATCGCGGCCTTGCCCGCCCTGATCCGCCGGGTACCGGACGTGCGACTGCACATCGTCGGTACTGGCCCGTACGAGGGAGAATTGCGGCGCCTAGCCGCGACGCTCGGCCTTGAGAGGCGGGTCACAATTGCTGGTATCCGCGCCTCAGAGCGGCAGAAAATGGCAGATCTATTGGCGAGTGCCGCGCTGTTCGTGCTGTTCAGCGAATACGAAGCCCATCCGGTCGCCGTGATGGAAGCCCTGTCGCTGCGCCGTCCGGTCCTCGTCAGCGACACGTCCGGTCTGCGGGAGCTGGCTGCCAATGGTCTGTGTCGGGCGATTTCGTGCAACGCCGATGCGGGAGAGCTGGCCGCCGCCATGGCCGAGGAACTGGAGGCCCATCGGGAGGTCCCGGATTTGGCGCTGCCCGACTGGGATGCCTGCGCGCAAGCACTGAGTGACGTCTATTGTAACGTCCTGGGCAGCCGATCCGCGGTCCGCTCAGCCTCCGGCGGCGTGACATCCTGGCCTCCCGCGACGAGGGTATGA
- a CDS encoding glycosyltransferase family 2 protein, whose protein sequence is MNAGLSSASVLAPVSAVSPPDPIKFGLRQSLALPRVSFIVPTLNEAENLPWLLPRIPNWAHEIIIVDGRSTDDTVAVARRLRGDVKVVLEPRRGKGAALQAGFRAATGDIIVMLDADGSMVPEEAIVFVSALMAGADLVKGSRFIQGAGTDDMSLFRMVGNRGLTLFVRLLYGGWFSDLCYGYIAFWTRHVSTLNCDCDGFEIETLINVRALKNHLNIVEVPSFEASRISGVSHLRAIPDGWRVLKTILREWVYQQHGRGATAFDDGG, encoded by the coding sequence ATGAATGCCGGTCTCTCCAGTGCTAGTGTTCTCGCCCCTGTCAGTGCCGTGTCGCCGCCTGACCCAATCAAGTTCGGGCTGCGGCAATCGTTGGCCCTACCCCGAGTCAGCTTCATCGTGCCGACGCTCAACGAAGCCGAGAACCTCCCTTGGCTTCTGCCGCGCATCCCCAACTGGGCGCACGAGATCATCATCGTGGATGGCCGTTCGACCGACGACACGGTCGCGGTCGCGCGCCGCCTACGCGGGGACGTAAAGGTTGTCTTGGAGCCCCGCCGGGGCAAGGGTGCCGCACTGCAAGCGGGATTCCGGGCCGCCACAGGCGACATCATCGTCATGCTGGACGCTGATGGCTCCATGGTCCCTGAGGAGGCGATCGTCTTTGTCAGCGCGCTGATGGCCGGCGCGGATCTCGTCAAAGGTTCACGCTTTATCCAGGGCGCCGGCACCGACGACATGTCGCTTTTCCGGATGGTCGGCAACAGAGGGCTGACCCTATTCGTGCGACTCCTCTATGGCGGTTGGTTCTCCGACCTATGTTACGGATACATTGCCTTCTGGACCAGGCATGTCAGCACGCTCAATTGCGACTGCGATGGGTTCGAGATCGAGACCCTCATCAACGTGCGGGCCTTGAAGAACCACCTCAATATCGTCGAGGTGCCGAGTTTCGAAGCTTCGCGCATCAGTGGTGTGAGCCATCTGCGTGCCATCCCGGACGGTTGGCGCGTCCTCAAGACCATCTTGCGTGAGTGGGTGTACCAACAACACGGGCGGGGCGCGACAGCCTTTGATGACGGCGGGTAG